A genomic segment from Aegilops tauschii subsp. strangulata cultivar AL8/78 chromosome 1, Aet v6.0, whole genome shotgun sequence encodes:
- the LOC109782124 gene encoding protein RETICULATA-RELATED 4, chloroplastic — protein MAFSTPNALSASGPASPFHLRLQPQPFLRLPALPFHRSLPLHLPSLRLTRPLLPPLPLASSGGGSNIGSGGGGGGGDDDLPSGGGGDEDEDEGEGSDDAAVNRREALFVLAQLGRKLESLPADMAAAVEGGRLPGEIVRRFADLEKSPMFRWLLQFGGFRERLLADDLFLAKVAMECGVGIFTKTAAEYERRRENFVKELDFVIADVVMAIVADFMLVWLPAPTVSLQPALSVNAGAIAKFFHNCPDNAFQVALAGRSYTFLQRLGAIMRNGAKLFAVGTSASLIGTGVTNAIIKARKTVNKDDAGEVEDIPIVSTSIAYGVYMAVSSNLRYQVLAGVIEQRMLEPLLHRHKLALSALCFAVRTGNTFLGSLLWVDYAKFIGIQ, from the exons ATGGCGTTTTCCACCCCCAACGCCCTCTCCGCTTCCGGCCCCGCCTCCCCGTTCCACCTCCGCCTCCAGCCGCAGCCCTTCCTCCGCCTCCCCGCCCTCCCCTTCCACCGCTCCCTCCCGCTCCACCTCCCCTCCCTCCGCCTCACCCGGCCCCTCCTCCCTCCCCTCCCGCTCGCCTCCTCGGGCGGCGGCAGCAACatcggctccggcggcggtggcggcggcggcgatgacgACCTCCCCTCCGGCGGCGGAGgagacgaggacgaggacgagggcgAGGGCAGCGACGACGCGGCGGTCAACAGGAGGGAGGCGCTGTTCGTGCTGGCGCAGCTGGGGCGGAAGCTCGAGAGCCTTCCCGCGGACATGGCCGCGGCCGTGGAAGGCGGGCGCCTCCCCGGCGAGATCGTGCGCCGGTTCGCCGATCTCGAGAAGTCGCCCATGTTCCGCTGGCTGCTCCAGTTCGGCGGCTTCAGGGAGCGCCTCCTCGCCGACGACCTCTTCCTCGCCAAGGTCGCCATGGAGTGCGGCGTCGGCATCTTCACCAAG ACTGCGGCAGAATATGAGCGAAGGAGGGAGAACTTTGTCAAGGAGCTTGACTTTGTGATTGCCGATGTG GTCATGGCAATAGTTGCAGACTTCATGCTTGTTTGGCTTCCTGCTCCAACTGTGTCTCTGCAACCAGCACTATCAGTGAATGCTGGGGCTATTGCTAAATTCTTCCACAACTGCCCGGATAATGCATTCCAG GTTGCTTTGGCTGGAAGGTCATATACATTTTTACAGAGATTAGGAGCTATTATG AGGAATGGTGCAAAACTTTTTGCAGTAGGAACGAGTGCATCTTTG ATTGGCACGGGTGTGACCAACGCAATTATAAAGGCAAGAAAGACTGTTAACAAGGATGATGCTGGCGAAGTTGAGGATATCCCAATTGTTTCCACTAGTATTGCCTATGGTGTATACATGGCAGTTTCTAGTAACCTCAG GTACCAGGTTCTGGCTGGAGTGATCGAACAGCGGATGCTTGAGCCGTTACTACACCGCCACAAACTAGCATTGAGTGCACTGTGCTTTGCGGTTCGGACGGGGAACACATTCTTGGGTTCTCTACT GTGGGTTGACTATGCCAAGTTTATAGGCATACAATAA